ATTGACTGAGGTTGATTCTGTAAAAGTCCTtcatattttgttatgaaaacaacctcaattaTTTTTTGCACTAGTTTCCACATCGAACTTTGAAATTTGACATTTTATtatgactggtgtagacatgagtagTTTCTGTAGTCTCTTCCTCTACTACATAAATTGTGAATATGAAGATTGAAattgttatataattatatgatatttatctgTCTAGTACTCTGATATGATATTATATTGCGTATCAAAACCTCGAGGCATgagattttgttttaatttggttACAAGCTCTCCCATGGGTTATAGTGGTAGTTTGTCCTTGTCGTTCTAACAGTGATGATCTAATTCGTCTGATCTTCCCACGAGGGCTTCTGTGCCATCTTTCCCATGTGGTATTGGTACATAGTTGATGGTTGtgctaatttgaaataaatggcACATGACAAGATTGTAAAATAAATGTGAGATTAGTATCAGGTGGCATAAGTAAATTAGTTTGAGTAATAGGAATTTTGccagtatttaatttattttgtttggaagaaaTTTTTGAGAGATTCCATGATGAGAGATTATTGTatttaagttttatattttgtgaATTTAATATTGCATCTTGATATGTTAGTACTTTTGATCGATTCTTTGGGCTCTGATGCATTCGTCCCCtgaatttcatttcatttttttctttctttaattttttactatatAGTGCCCTtttgactttttctttttcttgtgctCTTGGCTCTAAATTTTATCACTACTTTGAGCTTATTCTGAACTATTCTTCACACtaaaaaatggataaaaatGATGCTGATCTTCTGTAAATTGAACTAAcccattaattattattcagtccataattttgagaaaaccttatatatatataaatatgcactAGTAGTTCTGCACTAATCGAAGGGACACTAATTTAAACCGGTGTTATCTAAGTGCATGCATACTGATGTTAAGAAATTGTGTGGTTCATGCTTATAAAgacacaaaaaaacaaaacttgtGGGGTACATTCAAAGATACTGAAGCGTCACTCTTGATCAGATAATGGTCATGGAGTTTTTGATCACCATGTAGTATTTATATTTACTTGTCTCTTTCCTGCATTAATATGAATGTCTTGACTTTTCCTGGTTTGTTTGAAAACTAGGATTATAGATAACTTTGTATATGCATGAGAAAAAGTCCACATTAAATTCATATATACCTTCCCCCAAGATCGCAATTCTCTTCCTAATCCATCGCCAAATTATTCCcatataaattttcttcttatctTCACCTCTGTTCTCTCCAACAAGAACTCCATTCAAAGAAAGGAATTAATTATAATGGATATGGAGCAAGAAGACATGCAATATCTTGGCTTCTTTGGTGTCTGCAGAGAAGCCTTCAAGATAATCTCTTCATGGAGGAAAATCTTCAGCCAGATCAGCTTGTCCTTAGTCCTCCCTCTATCTTTCATCTTTTTGGCTCAAATGGAAGTCTCCGAGCTCCTCATATCCAAAGAGATCACTTTAAGTTCATGCCTCTTCAAAGCTGCCTACCTCATCTTCTCCCTTATCTTCTCCCTCCTCTCCACCTCCGCCGTGGTTTACACCATCGCTTGCATCTACACCGGCCATGAAGTAACGTTCAAGAAGGTCATGAGCGTTGTCCCTAAGGTTTGGAAACGGCTTATGCTCACCTTCCTATGTACTTTCCTTGCCTACTTCGCATACATCATAGTTGCTGCTTTGATCTTGTTTGTGATCTCAACTTTCCTCATTTTAATCAACACCAAGTTGTTCTCTCTACTTTATGTTCTTTTGGTCTTTTTCGTGGTGGGTTTTGTATATTTGTCCATAGTTTGGCAATTAGCCAACGTTGTGACCGTGTTGGAAGACATATGCGGGTTTCATGCCCTGAGAAAGAGCAGGGCACTGCTAAAGGGGAAGATGTGGGTAGCCACCTTCGTATTCTTACTGCTTGGTCTCTGTCATTTAGccatacaaatatcatttcagaTGCTTGTTGTGAGGAGTGGATCATTAGGGGTGGTGAGTAGGTCTGTCTATGGGATTATATGCTTGGTCTTGCTTTTCATGTTGCTCGTGTTCGGGCTTGTGCTTCAGACAGTGATCTACTTCGTCTGCAAATCCTACCACCATGCAAACATCGACAAGTCGGCCCTCTCAGATCACCTTGCAGGCTATCATATTGGAGGGCATGTTCCTTTAAAGGCCAAGGATCGATGTTCAGCTTGAGCCTTGAACATCCCTATGTTTGATTGGCTTGCTATGAATAAATGGGAGAACAGTGATTTTTTTCGTTTTGTGGTATATAGAGTTTGCAGTGTCAATGTGTCATTGTAATATCAGTACTGTCTTTCTATACATACTTACgttttgtaatatataataatgtttgTTCTAATTGTTGTAGCTTAATCAATTTAGGACTTGTTTAAAGTTAGTTTagtaaaaagtgtttaaatagctttaaaagtaatttaataataaaacttggTTTGTTTagttactaaaaaaaataaaatatctcaaaaaaatagaaagttcatcttattttcttcaaacatgattttttgacaaatacaaaatatagttcgaattttaaaaaagacTTTCAATGAGCAAAAATATTTATGCTAGTTACTTTCAGATAATTATAACTTTGCCCTTTGCCTATGAATATTGatagtacttttattgttattaatttcaCTTATGCATCATtgaaaggattttttttattttttatttcattgcaTTTACTAAAAATTCTATTAGAATGTTTTCCTTAAGATTTGATTTCTATAAAGGATTTGgttataattttaaagaaatttttaactataaaaataatatgttagCATGTTCTTATGATAGAACTTAGTCCATTTGAGTtggaagagaaatattttagacacAAAAATGATCATACacaaataaatctacaaactaacgtaatttgatgtggtatgttaaattgtaaaactatttttattgtaaagtaaatttaaaGTATTATATGAAGTCGTATAAGTTTGaagcattagttttttttttttttttttttttttggtggttaTAGCAATTTTTGAGTTGTAAATATGTTGAGTCTACATTACAATTGGATCAAAAAGTGTAAAGATTACAAATTCGCAAGATATTATGAGATCGACTTAGTTGGAGTAAATCGGTCAAAACTTTTGATTCTCATATCTGATTAAGGTGATATTGATGTCGTTAGAAAGATAACTCAATTATCTATAAATTTATGTTTCACAAGAatctttattttcaaattttgatggGGTCAAAAGATTATAAATTCGCAAGATTTGATGTGAGTGACCTATTCAAAGTAAATtagtcataattttttttttttatcaccatATCTGATTGAGATGATATTGGTGTTGTTTGAAAGCTAActcaattatttataaattaatgttctTCCGATTCCAACATTTATGGGGTTAGAAGTGCTCTACAATGTCATGACTATAAAATTGGACACAAAGTTCGCTCGAGTGAAAATCTCAAGACCTTTTATTAGGGTTTGGAATCTCTAAGTAGTGTACTCAAGCCCTACGTGAATATAAAATGACATGCATGAATTCTAGGTTGGGGAGAGAGGCTAGAGTTTCCGTATTCATTGTATTCTTAAGAGAATATTCTAAAGAAATTCATTGTGCTTTGAAGATCGATTATCTCTTGATAAATAGAC
This is a stretch of genomic DNA from Carya illinoinensis cultivar Pawnee chromosome 15, C.illinoinensisPawnee_v1, whole genome shotgun sequence. It encodes these proteins:
- the LOC122296101 gene encoding uncharacterized protein LOC122296101, translated to MEQEDMQYLGFFGVCREAFKIISSWRKIFSQISLSLVLPLSFIFLAQMEVSELLISKEITLSSCLFKAAYLIFSLIFSLLSTSAVVYTIACIYTGHEVTFKKVMSVVPKVWKRLMLTFLCTFLAYFAYIIVAALILFVISTFLILINTKLFSLLYVLLVFFVVGFVYLSIVWQLANVVTVLEDICGFHALRKSRALLKGKMWVATFVFLLLGLCHLAIQISFQMLVVRSGSLGVVSRSVYGIICLVLLFMLLVFGLVLQTVIYFVCKSYHHANIDKSALSDHLAGYHIGGHVPLKAKDRCSA